The bacterium genome contains the following window.
ATCGCGGCGAATTTTCTGGAGTCGATAGAAATCCTCGCCAACGCCGCTCGCGTATTCGCAAACCGCTGCATCGCGGGCATAGAGGCGTGCGAGGAGCGCTGCACGAGGGACATGGAGCAGAGCCTGGCGCTGGCCACGGCGCTCGCGCCGAAGCTGGGCTACGCCGCAGCCGCGGAGATAGCCAAGGAGGCCTCGCGCTCCGGCCGCACGATTCGCGAGGTTGCGCTCGAAAAGGGCGCGGCCACAGAGTCCGAACTCGACGAACTTTTGGATGTCTGGAAACTCACACGGAACGACTGACTACGCCCTCTCCACGTACTCCCCGCTCTCGGTCTTTATCTTTATGACGTCGCCGGCCTCGACAAAGGACGGAACCAGCACCGTGAGCCCGGTCTCCACCTTGCACTTCTTGTAGGAGGCAGACGCGGTCTGCCTCTTGACCGAGGCCTCCGCCTCCAGGACCTTGAGGTTCACCGTGGTCGGCAGGTCCACGCCGATCGCGATGCCATCGTGAAACGTCACCTGAACCTTCGTGTTCGGGAGGATGAAGTTGATCGCGTCGCCGATCATCTCGT
Protein-coding sequences here:
- the aspA gene encoding aspartate ammonia-lyase (catalyzes the formation of fumarate from aspartate), with amino-acid sequence IAANFLESIEILANAARVFANRCIAGIEACEERCTRDMEQSLALATALAPKLGYAAAAEIAKEASRSGRTIREVALEKGAATESELDELLDVWKLTRND